A region of Vanessa tameamea isolate UH-Manoa-2023 chromosome 21, ilVanTame1 primary haplotype, whole genome shotgun sequence DNA encodes the following proteins:
- the LOC113395636 gene encoding short-chain specific acyl-CoA dehydrogenase, mitochondrial, whose protein sequence is MLSILSRTAYCYVPSTLRSSRCIASLSALPETYQMLYKTCRDFAEQELKPNAAKYDRDHLYPKEAIKKMGELGLMAIATSEDLGGSGLDYLAYAIALEEISRGCASAGVIMSVNNSLYLGPLNHWGTDKQKQEFVTPFCTGDIVGCFALSEPGNGSDAGAASTTAKTKGDCWILNGTKCWITNGYESKASVVFATTDKSLKHRGISAFVVPKPINGLELGKKEDKLGIRGSSTCSLMFEDCEIPKENILGEPGFGFKIAMMTLDAGRIGIASQALGIAQASLDVAVEYASKRMAFGKPIMKLQAIQNKLADMALQLESARLLTWRAAWLKDNKKPYTKEAAMAKLAASEAATFLSHQCIQILGGMGYVSDMPAERHYRDARITEIYEGTSEIQRLVIAGQLIKEYGV, encoded by the exons atgttaagtattttATCAAGAACTGCTTATTGTTATG tACCATCAACATTACGCAGTTCCCGATGCATTGCTTCCCTATCGGCTCTACCAGAAACGTACCAGATGTTATATAAAACCTGTCGAGATTTCGCCGAGCAAGAGCTCAAGCCAAACGCTGCAAAATATGATCGAGACCATTTGTATCCTAAAgaagctattaaaaaaatgggTGAACTTGGCCTTATGGCGATAGCTACATCTGAAGATCTAGGAGGATCTGGACTAGATTACTTGGCATATGCTATAGCATTAGAGGAAATATCCAGAGGATGTGCTTCAGCTGGTGTTATAATGTCAGTGAATAACTCATTATACCTGGGTCCCTTGAACCACTGGGGCACTGACAAGCAGAAACAGGAGTTTGTCACTCCTTTTTGCACTG GTGACATAGTAGGATGTTTTGCACTATCTGAGCCTGGAAATGGTTCAGATGCAGGTGCAGCATCCACAACGGCTAAAACTAAAGGAGATTGTTGGATTCTTAATGGCACCAAATGTTGGATAACAAATGGTTATGAAAGTAAAGCATCTGTTGTATTTGCTACAACTGACAAGAGCCTTAAACATAGAGGTATATCTGCATTTGTTGTGCCAAAACCTATAAATGGACTCGAATTAGGAAAGAAAGAAGACAAGCTTGGTATACGAGGTTCATCAACCTGTTCCCTCATGTTTGAAGACTGTGAGATTCCTAAGGAGAATATTTTGGGTGAGCCTGGTTTTGGTTTCAAAATTGCAATGATGACATTAGATGCAGGTAGAATTGGTATTGCATCGCAAGCTTTAGGCATTGCACAg GCATCTCTGGATGTGGCTGTAGAATATGCCTCAAAGAGAATGGCATTTGGCAAACCAATTATGAAGTTGCAGGCAATACAGAACAAATTGGCTGATATGGCATTGCAGCTAGAGTCTGCCAGGCTACTAACTTGGCGTGCAGCTTGGTTAAAAGATAACAAAAAGCCATACACAAAAGAAGCAGCTATGGCAAAACTTGCAGCATCTGAGGCAGCTACATTTCTATCACATCAGTGTatacaa atCCTAGGAGGCATGGGTTATGTGTCGGATATGCCTGCTGAACGACACTATAGAGATGCAAGAATTACTGAGATATATGAAGGTACATCAGAAATTCAGAGACTTGTTATTGCAGGACAACTGATTAAGGAGTATGgtgtatag
- the LOC113395638 gene encoding actin-related protein 2/3 complex subunit 3, translating into MPAYHSSLVEYTQSVGNLALLPIRTTFRGPAPLSPKIELDIIDEALNYFKANVFFRFYEIKSDADRVLIYLTLYISECLKRLQKCSNKNQGQQEMYMLAISKFDIPGESGFPLNSVYAKPTSTQEADLMRQYLQQLRHETGGRVCEKVFATEDGKPSKWWLCFAKRKFMDKSLSGPGQ; encoded by the exons ATGCCA gcCTACCATTCGTCATTAGTCGAATACACCCAATCTGTGGGAAATTTAGCGTTATTGCCTATTCGCACTACTTTCCGAGGACCAGCTCCTTTAAGTCCAAAAATTGAATTGGATATCATAGATGAagctcttaattattttaaagcgaACGTTTTTTTCAGATTTTACGAGATCAAg TCTGATGCTGATAGAGTGCTCATTTACTTGACCCTGTATATTTCTGAATGTTTGAAAAGATTGCAAAAATGCTCAAACAAAAATCAAGGTCAGCAAGAAATGTACATGCTTGCTATATCAAAATTTGACATTCCTGGAGAATCAGGCTTCCCTTTGAATTCTGTCTATGCCAAACCTACCAGCACTCAAGAAGCAG ATTTGATGAGACAATACTTGCAACAATTAAGACATGAAACTGGAGGAAGAGTTTGTGAAAAG GTATTTGCTACAGAAGATGGAAAACCAAGCAAATGGTGGCTATGTTTTGCTAAAAGGAAATTCATGGATAAATCTCTTTCAGGCCCAGGCCAGTAA
- the LOC113395652 gene encoding cell cycle control protein 50A-like isoform X1, whose protein sequence is MGNKKFDLLFSCLLKTFPFIVFTAIILIPIGITFLCISHKVNIKEQIIDYTDCKAFEFDSDGSLTCAEKNVPCVCFHNINITDSLEGDVTVYYELESFDQLRSDYVNSRDDNQLMGFPVPIPSENCEPYRFVHTTKEKISISPCGAIADAMFNDTYELRNTYSNIITPFHNFGILTENEKVGYHNPENWEDFKNFSKPKNWDKNIWELDTLNSENNGFQNELFIGWMKTEWKRKPYARIDKFQTHFENGLQAGEYELRVGYNYPSSRYSGRRKFIISANLTTTYTSLNVIGIISLVIGLILLVIASFAFIIHKRIKGNEGDNNGDVDVVNENLTGNHQPHIPEDNLYRP, encoded by the exons ATGggaaacaaaa aattcgacttattattttcatgtcTTTTGAAAACATTTCCATTTATTGTGTTTACAGCTATAATACTTATACCCATTGGGATAACATTTTTGTGTATATCACACAAG GTTAACATTAAGGAACAAATTATAGATTATACAGATTGTAAAGCATTTGAATTTGATAGTGATGGAAGTTTAACATGTGCAGAAAAAAATGTACCTTGTGTATGTTTCCATAATATTAACATCACTGATTCTTTAGAGGGAGATGTCACTGTATACTATGAATTGGAGTCCTTTGACCAATTGCGAAGTGATTATGTTAATTCAAG agATGATAATCAATTAATGGGTTTTCCTGTGCCAATACCATCTGAAAATTGTGAGCCTTATAGATTTGTTCATACTACAAAAGAAAAGATATCTATATCTCCATGTGGTGCTATAGCCGATGCAATGTTTAATG acacATATGAACTaagaaatacttatagtaatataattacacCATTTCACAACTTCGGAATACTAACAGAAAATGAAAAGGTTGGATACCATAATCCGGAGAACTGGGAAG attttaaGAATTTCTCCAAACCTAAAAATTGGGATAAAAATATTTGGGAGTTAGACACTTTGAATTCGGAGAATAATGGATTTCAG AACGAACTATTTATAGGTTGGATGAAAACCGAATGGAAACGCAAGCCGTATGCGCGTATCGACAAATTTCAGACTCATTTTGAAAATGGTCTTCAAGCTGGAGAATATGAGTTACGCGTCGGTTAca attatcCATCAAGTCGATACAGTGGTAGacggaaatttattatttccgcTAATTTAACGACGACGTACACAAGTCTCAACGTAATTGGAATAATTTCACTAGTCATAGGCCTGATACTTCTCGTTATAGCGTCATTTGCATTTATCATTCATAAGCGTATTAAAG GAAACGAAGGCGATAACAATGGTGACGTAGATGTTGTAAATGAAAACTTAACTGGCAATCATCAGCCGCATATACCAGAAGATAACCTCTACCGTCCTTAA
- the LOC113395652 gene encoding cell cycle control protein 50A-like isoform X2 has product MGNKKFDLLFSCLLKTFPFIVFTAIILIPIGITFLCISHKVNIKEQIIDYTDCKAFEFDSDGSLTCAEKNVPCVCFHNINITDSLEGDVTVYYELESFDQLRSDYVNSRDDNQLMGFPVPIPSENCEPYRFVHTTKEKISISPCGAIADAMFNDTYELRNTYSNIITPFHNFGILTENEKVGYHNPENWEGWMKTEWKRKPYARIDKFQTHFENGLQAGEYELRVGYNYPSSRYSGRRKFIISANLTTTYTSLNVIGIISLVIGLILLVIASFAFIIHKRIKGNEGDNNGDVDVVNENLTGNHQPHIPEDNLYRP; this is encoded by the exons ATGggaaacaaaa aattcgacttattattttcatgtcTTTTGAAAACATTTCCATTTATTGTGTTTACAGCTATAATACTTATACCCATTGGGATAACATTTTTGTGTATATCACACAAG GTTAACATTAAGGAACAAATTATAGATTATACAGATTGTAAAGCATTTGAATTTGATAGTGATGGAAGTTTAACATGTGCAGAAAAAAATGTACCTTGTGTATGTTTCCATAATATTAACATCACTGATTCTTTAGAGGGAGATGTCACTGTATACTATGAATTGGAGTCCTTTGACCAATTGCGAAGTGATTATGTTAATTCAAG agATGATAATCAATTAATGGGTTTTCCTGTGCCAATACCATCTGAAAATTGTGAGCCTTATAGATTTGTTCATACTACAAAAGAAAAGATATCTATATCTCCATGTGGTGCTATAGCCGATGCAATGTTTAATG acacATATGAACTaagaaatacttatagtaatataattacacCATTTCACAACTTCGGAATACTAACAGAAAATGAAAAGGTTGGATACCATAATCCGGAGAACTGGGAAG GTTGGATGAAAACCGAATGGAAACGCAAGCCGTATGCGCGTATCGACAAATTTCAGACTCATTTTGAAAATGGTCTTCAAGCTGGAGAATATGAGTTACGCGTCGGTTAca attatcCATCAAGTCGATACAGTGGTAGacggaaatttattatttccgcTAATTTAACGACGACGTACACAAGTCTCAACGTAATTGGAATAATTTCACTAGTCATAGGCCTGATACTTCTCGTTATAGCGTCATTTGCATTTATCATTCATAAGCGTATTAAAG GAAACGAAGGCGATAACAATGGTGACGTAGATGTTGTAAATGAAAACTTAACTGGCAATCATCAGCCGCATATACCAGAAGATAACCTCTACCGTCCTTAA